CGCCCGTTCACCGTCACCCGGGTCGAGGAGAAGCCGTACCGGCGCAAGCCGTACGCGCCGTTCATCACCTCGACGCTGCAGCAGGAGGCGGCCCGCAAGCTGCGCTTCTCCTCGGCGGCGACGATGCGCACCGCGCAGCGGCTGTACGAGAACGGCTACATCACCTACATGCGTACCGACTCGGTGAACCTCTCCGAGTCGGCCATCGCCGCGGCCCGAACGCAGATCGCCGAGCTGTACGGCTCCGGCGCCGTGCCGCCGCAGCCGCGCCGCTACTCCGGCAAGGTGAAGAACGCGCAGGAGGCGCACGAGGCGATCCGCCCCGCGGGCGACACGTTCCGCACGCCCGGCGCGGTCCGCAACGAGCTGTCCACCGAGGAGTACAAGCTCTACGAGCTGATCTGGCAGCGCACCATCGCCTCGCAGATGTCCGACGCGGTCGGCATGACGGTGAGCGTGCGCATCCGCGCGACCACCGCGCGCAACGAGGAGGCCGACTTCGCGGCCAGCGGCCGGACCATCACCGACCCGGGCTTCCTGCGGGCGTACGTGGAGTCCTCCGACGACGAGTCCGCCGAGGCCGACGACGCCGAGCGCAAGCTGCCGGTGCTGGTCAAGGACCAGCGGCTGACCGAGGAGGGCCTGGAGGCGGTGGGCCACACCACCCAGCCGCCCGCCCGCTACACGGAGGCGTCGCTGGTCAAGGCGCTGGAGGAGCTCGGCATCGGCCGCCCGTCGACGTACGCGTCGATCATGCAGACGATCCAGGACCGCGGCTACGTGACCAAGCGCGGCCAGGCGCTGATCCCGACGTTCGTCGCGTTCGCGGTGATCGGGCTGCTGGAGCAGCACTACCCGCGGCTGGTCGACTACGGCTTCACCGCGGCGATGGAGGACCAGCTCGACCAGATCGCGGGCGGCGACGCCACCGCGCTGGAGTTCCTGACCTCCTTCTACTTCGGCTCGCCGACCGCCGAGCAGGGTTCGGTGGCGCAGGCCGGCGGCCTGAAGAAGCTGGTCACCGAGCACCTGGGCGAGATCGACGCGCGCAGCATCAACTCGATCAAGCTGTTCACCGACGAGCAGGACCGCGACGTCGTGGTCCGGGTCGGCCGGTACGGGCCGTACCTGCAGCGCACGCCGCACGGCGCCGGTAACGGCAAGGGCCCGGCCGGCGGGAACATCCCCGAGGAGGGCGACCCCGACACGGAGACCGCGGCCGAGGGCGACCGCGTGTCGATCCCGGAGGGCCTCGCGCCCGACGAGCTGACCCCGGAGAAGGTCGAGGAGCTGTTCCTGGGCGGCGGCGGCGAGCGCAAGCTCGGCGAGCACCCGCAGACCGGCGAGCCGGTGGTGCTCAAGTCCGGCCGGTTCGGCCCGTACGTCTCCAGCGGCGACGTCAACTCCTCGCTGCTGAAGACCCAGTCACCCGATCAGGTGACATTGGCGGAGGCGCTGCAGTTGCTGTCGCTGCCCCGGCTCGTCGGCCGCGACGCCGAGGGTCAGGAGATCTTCGCCAAGAACGGGCGGTACGGCCCGTACATCGAGCGGGCCGGGGACTCCCGCTCGCTGGAGAGCGAGGACCAGCTCTTCACGGTCACCCTGGACCAGGCGCTGGCGCTGCTGGCCGCGCCGAAGCAGCGGGGCCGCCGGGCCGCGCAGCCGCCGCTGCGGGAGATGGGCGTCGACCCGCTGACCGACAAACCGCTGGTCATCAAGGATGGACGGTTCGGTCCGTACGTCACCGACGGCGAGTCGAACGCGTCTCTGCGCCGCGGCCAGACCCCCGAGGGGCTGACCATCGAGCAGGCTTCCGAGATGCTTTCGGAGAAGCGGGCCAAGGGTCCGGCGCCGAAGAAGGCTCCCGCGAAGAAGGCCGCGCCGGCCAAGGCGACGAAGGCTGCGACCAAGGCCACAGCGGCCAAGAAGGCGACCACGGCCAAGGCCGCGACCGCGAAGAAGGCGGCCAAGAAGGCCACGCCGAGCGTGCCAAAGAAGGCCGCCGCCAAGAAAGACAGCTAGCTGACCGCTTACCGACCCTGCCCAGGGTCGTTGACTCTGGGTAGGGTGTCGATGCGAGCGTGGCGCAGGTTCTGGGAACACACGCCACGGTGAGGAGCGGATCAGTGTCCACACCAGCTGTCAGCGCCGGGCCGCTGCGCCGGGTCCCGGTGCAGGGCCGCAGTGTCGCGCGCGTGCAGCGCATGCTCGACGCGTGCGCTGAGTTGATCGACGAGGTCGGTTACGACGGTC
The Catellatospora sp. IY07-71 DNA segment above includes these coding regions:
- the topA gene encoding type I DNA topoisomerase, with translation MPTAARNRLVIVESPAKAKTISGYLGPGYVVEASLGHIRDLPAGAKQMPEKYKKEPWAYLGVDVDNGFAPVYIVNPDRAKHVTRLKALMKDADEVLLATDEDREGEAIAWHLVETLKPKVPVKRMVFHEITKPAIQAAVANPRDIDRDLVDAQETRRILDRLYGYDVSAVLWKKVQRGLSAGRVQSVATRIVVEREKQRMAFRAADYWDITATLAVDKASETGPRTFTATLIALDGDRIATGKDFDPTTGRLRPGSGVVQLDGDGARGLAARLDDRPFTVTRVEEKPYRRKPYAPFITSTLQQEAARKLRFSSAATMRTAQRLYENGYITYMRTDSVNLSESAIAAARTQIAELYGSGAVPPQPRRYSGKVKNAQEAHEAIRPAGDTFRTPGAVRNELSTEEYKLYELIWQRTIASQMSDAVGMTVSVRIRATTARNEEADFAASGRTITDPGFLRAYVESSDDESAEADDAERKLPVLVKDQRLTEEGLEAVGHTTQPPARYTEASLVKALEELGIGRPSTYASIMQTIQDRGYVTKRGQALIPTFVAFAVIGLLEQHYPRLVDYGFTAAMEDQLDQIAGGDATALEFLTSFYFGSPTAEQGSVAQAGGLKKLVTEHLGEIDARSINSIKLFTDEQDRDVVVRVGRYGPYLQRTPHGAGNGKGPAGGNIPEEGDPDTETAAEGDRVSIPEGLAPDELTPEKVEELFLGGGGERKLGEHPQTGEPVVLKSGRFGPYVSSGDVNSSLLKTQSPDQVTLAEALQLLSLPRLVGRDAEGQEIFAKNGRYGPYIERAGDSRSLESEDQLFTVTLDQALALLAAPKQRGRRAAQPPLREMGVDPLTDKPLVIKDGRFGPYVTDGESNASLRRGQTPEGLTIEQASEMLSEKRAKGPAPKKAPAKKAAPAKATKAATKATAAKKATTAKAATAKKAAKKATPSVPKKAAAKKDS